From the Lathyrus oleraceus cultivar Zhongwan6 chromosome 4, CAAS_Psat_ZW6_1.0, whole genome shotgun sequence genome, one window contains:
- the LOC127137749 gene encoding cysteine-rich receptor-like protein kinase 10, with protein MYATGKVAFEDKTVYALVQCTRDLSANDCSKCLQSAIGDIPGCCYASIGARVWSRSCYLRYEFYPFYLGETESTSSSTNQGGKNKSSKIWMITAIAVGVVLVIIIIIFYLCFIRNWQRKNGQGNISNDFPFIDIGSLCVATKNFSDSNKLGQGGFGPVYKGILSDGMEVAIKRLSTCSEQGSEEFINEVMLILKLQHKNLVKLLGFCVDGEEKLLVYEYLPNGSLDVVLFEKSAHLDWTKRVDIINGIARGVLYLHEDSRLQIIHRDLKASNILLDCDMNPKISVTPKALLVYYSMLKLNDVSYALSATSRYQSDPGDAHWVAVKNILKYLRRTKDSFLIYGGQEELAIIGYTDATFQTDKDDFRSQSGYVFCLNGGVVSWKSSKQDTVVDSTIKAEYIVASSVEKEAVWIKKFISELDIVPRIMDPIGLYCDNNGAIAQAKEPRSHQRSKHILRRYHLIREIIDRGDVKICRVPTLDNIADPLTKPLAQQ; from the exons ATGTATGCTACTGGAAAAGTAGCTTTCGAAGATAAGACAGTATATGCTTTAGTGCAGTGTACAAGAGATTTATCAGCCAATGATTGCAGTAAGTGTCTGCAAAGTGCTATTGGAGATATACCAGGTTGTTGCTATGCCTCCATTGGTGCACGAGTTTGGAGTCGTAGCTGTTATTTAAGATATGAGTTTTATCCATTTTATCTCGGTGAAACAGAATCCACAAGTTCTTCAACTAACCAAGGAGGGAAAA ATAAATCAAGCAAAATATGGATGATTACTGCTATTGCAGTTGGGGTAGTCTTGGTGATAATAATTATCATTTTCTACTTATGCTTTATCAGAAATTGGCAAA GAAAGAACGGACAAGGTAATATATCTAATGATTTCCCTTTTATTGATATTGGTTCTCTTTGCGTGGCTACCAAAAACTTCTCCGATTCAAATAAGCTCGGGCAAGGTGGATTTGGTCCTGTTTACAAG GGTATACTTAGTGATGGCATGGAAGTGGCAATCAAGAGGCTCTCAACTTGTTCTGAGCAGGGTTCAGAAGAATTCATTAATGAGGTTATGTTGATATTGAAACTTCAACACAAAAATCTTGTAAAGCTTCTAGGATTTTGTGTCGATGGAGAAGAGAAGCTTCTTGTTTATGAATATTTGCCCAATGGTAGCCTTGATGTCGTCCTTTTTG AGAAAAGTGCACATCTTGATTGGACCAAACGAGTTGATATAATAAATGGAATAGCAAGAGGCGTTCTCTATCTTCATGAAGATTCTAGACTTCAAATAATACATAGAGATCTAAAAGCAAGTAACATATTGTTGGACTGTGACATGAATCCAAAGATTTCTGTTACTCCAAAAGCACTTCTAGTCTACTA CTCAATGTtaaagctcaat gatgtctcgtatgctttaagtgcaacgagtaggtaccaatctgatcctggtgatgcccattgggtagctgtcaagaatatccttaagtatttgagaaggactaaggactcattcttgatatatggaggtcaagaagagttggctataattggatacaccgatgctaccttccagacagataaggatgactttagatcacaatctggttatgtgttttgcttaaacggtggcgttgtgagctggaaaagttcaaagcaagatacagtcGTTGATTCTACAATcaaggccgagtatattgttgcctcaagtgtAGAAAAGGAAGCcgtttggatcaaaaagttcattagtgaacttgacatagttcctagaattatggatcccattggtctctattgtgataacaatggtgctatcgcacaagctaaggagcctagatctcaccaacgatccaaacacatacttaggcgttatcacctcattcgagagataatagatagaggagatgtgaaaatatgcagagtacccacacttgacaatattgctgacccactgacaaagcctcttgcgcagcag